A portion of the Thiohalorhabdus denitrificans genome contains these proteins:
- a CDS encoding polysaccharide biosynthesis/export family protein has product MTQTTRTPIARLALALMPLLISGCAYTTGIQSVAQDESQWYGEGGPEGEGGAPPEIIPINPETLLEMRRKQVQEGDDGERTFQERMEEYQYRVGPDDVLNIVVWNHPELSNPMGQFQDIEQMGQQVSKDGTIFFPFVGEVRVAGRTTGEIRETIAEGLAPYIESPQVGVRVVAFRSKKVYVTGKVNEPGIQPITNVPLTVMDAINQAGGMQTAGQGGGGSGGGGGSQSYGADQRTAILTRDGQQHRIDLLELYSTGEGNRLLRDGDVLYVPDNSDNKVFVLGEFNEQSSVLMHQGEMTLAEAVAQAKGFDSEAAYAYGLYVIRGVPQETEEGGAPRIKPKVFHLDARAAASMVLADQFQLQPRDVVYVATSGLVRWNRLIGQILPTVRAAYQLRILSEGFDIE; this is encoded by the coding sequence GTGACCCAGACGACCCGAACACCCATTGCCCGCCTGGCCCTGGCCCTCATGCCGCTCCTGATCAGCGGCTGCGCGTACACCACGGGCATCCAGAGCGTTGCCCAGGACGAGAGCCAATGGTACGGCGAGGGCGGTCCGGAAGGGGAGGGCGGGGCGCCCCCCGAGATCATCCCCATCAACCCCGAAACCCTGCTGGAGATGCGGCGCAAGCAGGTCCAGGAAGGCGATGACGGGGAGCGCACCTTCCAGGAGCGGATGGAGGAGTACCAATACCGGGTGGGGCCGGACGACGTCCTGAACATCGTGGTCTGGAACCACCCGGAGCTGTCCAACCCCATGGGGCAGTTCCAGGACATCGAGCAGATGGGCCAGCAGGTCAGCAAGGATGGCACCATCTTCTTCCCGTTCGTCGGCGAGGTGCGCGTCGCCGGGCGCACCACCGGCGAGATCCGCGAGACCATCGCCGAGGGCCTCGCGCCCTACATCGAATCGCCGCAGGTGGGCGTGCGGGTGGTGGCCTTCCGCAGCAAGAAGGTCTACGTCACGGGCAAGGTCAACGAGCCGGGCATCCAGCCCATCACCAACGTCCCCCTGACGGTAATGGACGCCATCAACCAGGCGGGCGGCATGCAGACCGCCGGCCAGGGAGGCGGCGGTTCCGGCGGAGGTGGCGGTAGCCAGAGCTACGGCGCCGACCAGCGCACCGCCATCCTGACACGGGACGGCCAACAGCACCGCATCGACCTGCTCGAGCTGTACTCCACCGGGGAAGGCAACCGCCTCCTGCGCGACGGCGACGTCCTGTACGTGCCCGACAACAGCGACAACAAGGTCTTCGTCCTGGGCGAATTCAACGAGCAGTCCTCCGTGCTCATGCACCAGGGCGAGATGACCCTGGCAGAGGCCGTCGCCCAGGCGAAGGGCTTCGATTCCGAAGCCGCCTACGCCTACGGGCTCTACGTCATTCGCGGCGTGCCCCAGGAGACCGAGGAAGGGGGGGCGCCGCGGATCAAGCCCAAGGTGTTCCATCTCGATGCCCGGGCGGCTGCCTCCATGGTGCTTGCCGACCAGTTCCAACTGCAGCCCCGGGACGTGGTCTACGTGGCCACCTCCGGCCTGGTGCGCTGGAACCGCCTGATCGGCCAGATCCTGCCCACCGTGCGGGCGGCCTACCAGCTGCGCATCCTGTCCGAGGGTTTCGATATTGAGTAA
- a CDS encoding polysaccharide biosynthesis tyrosine autokinase yields MSNAPTPPRDDEFDLQQVVATLLEGKWLIVGVTALALAVGLVMAQLPAPVYKSNAMIQVETEDGGVQSLLSDSPQGMMVNDRGPTATQIQILKSRNVLSKAVEDLDLDILAEPNHFPYVGGYLAREANPQNGLAEPWFGLDSYAWGGEEIEVKRLEVDDALKGRDLTLVAGEEGRYRLRQGPDRVLLEGRVGQPAQSESPRIDLFVSRLKARPGTTFTIRQRSWLAAVSGLQDRLQVQEKGQDTGILQLSMEGEDPERIGQILDSVARFYQQQNVERRSAEAEESLNFLQEQLPRLKEKLRTAENKLNTFRQENSAVDITAETQTILDRVVEVENRISELEMERAEVGQKLGEQHPTMQSMERKRRELEQNKEQLQSRIQGLPDTQQELLRLKRDVEVQQELYTSLLNKSQELRLSKAGTIGNVRIVDEAILPERPSGPNRPLIFLAAGVVGLIGGSALVFLRKALRTGIQDPDSLSQKLGLPIFAVVPHNRDQERAAKRLKRGKKFLPILAVKDPTDPTVEALRSLRTSLAFALLESDRKVVTITSPIPSSGKTFITINLASLVAETGQKVLVIDADLRKGHLHYYLDRERSPGLTDFLAGEATEDQIKTPLTDNLTVVSSGTLPPNPTELLISQGFIDFLARAQQEYDLVLVDTAPLIPVTDATLVGAQGGAMFMVVRGGVTNLAEVEAAERRASQHGVSISGLVYNDLRPQEGYGKYGAYGGYRYYNYKYE; encoded by the coding sequence TTGAGTAATGCCCCGACCCCGCCCAGGGATGACGAGTTCGATCTCCAGCAGGTGGTGGCCACCCTTCTGGAGGGCAAGTGGCTGATCGTTGGGGTAACGGCGCTCGCCCTGGCGGTCGGGCTGGTCATGGCCCAGCTGCCGGCGCCGGTCTACAAGTCCAACGCCATGATCCAGGTGGAGACCGAGGACGGTGGCGTACAGAGCCTGCTCTCCGACTCCCCGCAGGGCATGATGGTCAATGACCGGGGCCCGACGGCCACTCAGATCCAGATCCTCAAGTCGCGAAACGTCCTATCCAAGGCCGTGGAGGACCTGGATCTGGACATCCTGGCCGAGCCCAATCATTTCCCCTATGTCGGCGGGTACCTGGCCAGAGAGGCGAACCCACAGAATGGATTGGCCGAGCCCTGGTTCGGCCTGGACAGTTACGCCTGGGGCGGGGAAGAGATCGAGGTCAAGCGCCTGGAGGTGGACGACGCCCTCAAGGGCCGCGACCTTACCCTTGTTGCAGGGGAAGAAGGCCGCTACCGCTTACGCCAGGGACCGGACAGGGTCCTCCTGGAGGGCCGTGTGGGCCAGCCCGCCCAGTCCGAGTCTCCCCGGATCGACCTCTTCGTTTCCCGCCTCAAGGCCCGGCCCGGGACCACCTTCACCATTCGGCAGCGGAGCTGGCTGGCCGCCGTATCCGGCCTCCAGGACCGCTTGCAGGTCCAGGAGAAGGGCCAGGACACGGGCATCCTCCAGCTCTCCATGGAGGGCGAGGACCCGGAGCGCATCGGTCAGATCCTCGACTCCGTAGCCCGCTTTTACCAGCAGCAGAATGTGGAGCGCCGCTCCGCCGAGGCGGAGGAGAGCCTCAACTTCCTGCAGGAGCAGCTCCCCCGGCTCAAGGAGAAGCTCCGCACCGCCGAGAACAAGCTGAATACCTTCCGCCAGGAAAACAGCGCCGTGGACATCACGGCCGAGACCCAGACCATCCTCGACCGCGTGGTGGAAGTGGAAAACCGCATCTCCGAGCTGGAGATGGAGCGCGCCGAGGTAGGCCAGAAGCTCGGGGAGCAGCACCCCACCATGCAGTCCATGGAGCGCAAGCGCCGGGAGCTGGAGCAGAACAAGGAACAGCTGCAGAGCCGGATCCAAGGGCTGCCGGACACCCAGCAGGAGCTGCTGCGCCTGAAGCGGGACGTGGAGGTCCAGCAGGAGCTCTACACCAGCCTGCTCAACAAGTCCCAGGAGCTGCGCCTCTCCAAGGCGGGCACCATCGGCAACGTGCGCATCGTGGACGAGGCGATACTACCCGAGCGGCCCTCCGGGCCCAATCGACCCTTGATATTCCTGGCCGCGGGGGTGGTGGGCCTTATAGGCGGTAGCGCCCTGGTCTTCCTGCGCAAGGCCCTGCGCACGGGCATCCAGGACCCCGACTCCCTGTCCCAGAAGCTGGGCCTGCCGATTTTCGCCGTGGTGCCGCACAACCGTGACCAGGAGCGCGCCGCCAAGCGCCTCAAGCGCGGCAAGAAGTTCCTGCCCATTCTGGCGGTAAAGGACCCCACGGACCCCACCGTGGAGGCCCTGCGCAGCCTGCGCACCAGCCTGGCCTTCGCCCTGCTGGAGTCGGACCGGAAGGTGGTGACCATTACCAGCCCCATTCCCTCCTCCGGCAAGACCTTCATCACCATTAACCTCGCCAGCCTGGTGGCGGAAACCGGACAGAAGGTCCTGGTGATCGACGCCGACCTCCGCAAGGGGCACCTGCACTACTACCTGGACCGGGAGCGCAGCCCCGGCCTGACGGATTTCCTCGCCGGCGAGGCCACCGAGGACCAGATCAAGACCCCCCTTACGGACAACCTGACGGTCGTGTCCTCCGGGACCCTGCCGCCGAACCCCACCGAGCTACTCATCAGCCAGGGCTTCATCGATTTCCTGGCCCGGGCCCAGCAGGAATATGACCTGGTTCTCGTGGATACCGCGCCGCTGATCCCGGTAACCGACGCCACCCTGGTGGGCGCCCAGGGTGGGGCCATGTTCATGGTGGTGCGCGGCGGGGTTACCAACCTGGCGGAAGTGGAGGCCGCGGAGAGGCGCGCCAGCCAGCACGGCGTCAGCATCAGCGGCCTGGTCTACAACGACCTGCGGCCCCAGGAAGGCTACGGCAAGTACGGCGCCTACGGCGGCTACCGCTACTACAACTACAAATACGAGTAA
- a CDS encoding low molecular weight protein-tyrosine-phosphatase, translating to MFGSVLIVCTGNICRSPMAEALLRAHAGDRLRVESAGVGALQDREADPVAVALMAERGLDLGGHQARQIDLELAQQFDLLLAMEQEQVDWLNAQFPVVRGRVHRLGRWREADIPDPYRGTREDFEHALAEIEACLGDWQAKGLLPAEAG from the coding sequence ATGTTCGGCAGCGTCCTGATCGTCTGCACCGGCAACATCTGCCGCAGCCCCATGGCCGAGGCCCTGCTACGGGCGCACGCCGGCGACCGCCTGCGGGTGGAATCGGCCGGGGTGGGGGCCCTGCAGGATCGGGAAGCGGACCCGGTTGCCGTGGCCCTGATGGCCGAGCGCGGCCTGGACCTCGGTGGCCACCAGGCCCGCCAGATCGACCTGGAGCTGGCCCAGCAGTTCGACCTGCTCCTGGCCATGGAGCAGGAGCAGGTGGACTGGCTGAACGCCCAGTTTCCGGTGGTGCGCGGGCGGGTCCACCGGCTGGGACGCTGGCGGGAAGCGGACATCCCGGACCCCTACCGGGGCACCCGCGAGGACTTCGAGCATGCCCTGGCGGAGATCGAGGCCTGCCTCGGGGACTGGCAGGCCAAAGGCTTGCTGCCCGCCGAAGCCGGTTAA
- a CDS encoding capsule assembly Wzi family protein, producing the protein MAVCLGAVLLGGALPGLAQAGPFAYPGDIRFRHQVQYLKDTGRTDALTTTWPMSLPDVAKDFAGRSAPQGISAYDLHNTLADRLRREARTGMGDARVSLAVLEDPILLRTFEDTPRGRGELEARVEWMGDRFAARLQAQAVRDAPDDKDYRLDGSYLGAVVGNWTLTAGAIPRWWGPGWSGSLILSNNARPVPGVAIERNYTDPFDLPVLRWLGPWDLSVFMGRLESDRSVPRANLVGMRLAFQPAPVLEIGLSRTIQWGGKGRPEDLETFGRALAGQDNPGSEGVDADNEPGNQLAGFDFRLASPYAGFPVALYGQAIGEDEAGGLPTKWMAQAGLETWGAMPVLSGTFRLYAEAVETSLYDSDQPNNVLFNTGYEHHVYQDGYRYRGRSLGHSADNDTTLTSLGGVFALSSGMTWHTVLRWGKINRDGAGGNPLFPEGADLYGGSLSGEVPTGYGAFKAGVEVHRVDPHQDSADTDRTVFFRWRWSG; encoded by the coding sequence ATGGCGGTCTGCCTGGGTGCGGTTCTCCTCGGAGGGGCGCTTCCGGGACTGGCGCAGGCAGGGCCGTTCGCCTATCCCGGGGACATCCGGTTCCGGCATCAGGTCCAGTACCTCAAGGACACCGGCCGCACGGATGCGCTGACCACCACCTGGCCCATGTCGCTGCCCGACGTGGCCAAGGACTTCGCCGGGCGGTCCGCCCCGCAGGGGATCTCCGCCTACGACCTGCACAACACGCTCGCCGACCGGCTGCGCAGGGAAGCGCGGACCGGCATGGGCGATGCCCGGGTCAGCCTCGCGGTCCTGGAGGACCCCATCCTCCTGCGCACCTTCGAGGACACGCCCCGCGGCCGCGGGGAGCTCGAGGCCAGGGTGGAGTGGATGGGCGACCGCTTCGCCGCCCGCCTCCAGGCCCAGGCGGTGCGCGACGCCCCGGACGACAAGGACTACCGCCTGGACGGCAGCTACCTCGGTGCCGTGGTGGGCAACTGGACCCTGACGGCCGGGGCCATCCCGCGCTGGTGGGGGCCGGGCTGGAGCGGCAGCCTGATCCTGTCCAATAACGCCCGGCCCGTGCCGGGCGTAGCCATCGAGCGCAACTACACGGACCCCTTCGACCTGCCGGTGCTGCGCTGGCTGGGGCCCTGGGACCTGTCCGTGTTCATGGGTCGGCTGGAGAGCGATCGCAGCGTGCCCCGGGCCAACCTGGTGGGCATGCGCCTGGCCTTCCAGCCGGCCCCCGTGCTGGAGATCGGCCTCTCCCGCACCATCCAGTGGGGCGGCAAAGGCCGGCCGGAGGACCTGGAGACCTTCGGCCGCGCCCTGGCGGGCCAGGACAACCCCGGCAGCGAGGGGGTGGACGCCGACAACGAGCCGGGCAACCAGCTCGCCGGGTTCGACTTCCGGCTGGCCTCGCCCTACGCCGGCTTTCCCGTGGCCCTCTACGGCCAGGCCATCGGCGAGGACGAGGCGGGCGGCCTGCCCACCAAATGGATGGCCCAGGCGGGCCTGGAGACCTGGGGGGCCATGCCGGTGCTCTCCGGGACCTTCCGGCTATACGCCGAGGCCGTGGAGACCTCCCTGTACGACAGCGACCAACCGAACAACGTGCTGTTCAACACCGGCTACGAGCACCACGTCTACCAGGACGGCTACCGCTACCGGGGCCGCAGCCTGGGGCATTCCGCGGACAACGATACCACCCTGACGAGCCTGGGCGGCGTGTTCGCGCTGTCCAGCGGCATGACTTGGCACACCGTCCTGCGATGGGGCAAGATCAACCGGGACGGCGCCGGCGGCAATCCGCTCTTCCCGGAAGGCGCCGATCTCTACGGCGGCTCCCTCTCCGGGGAGGTGCCCACCGGATATGGCGCCTTCAAGGCGGGCGTGGAGGTCCACCGCGTAGACCCGCACCAGGATTCCGCGGACACGGACCGTACCGTATTCTTCCGCTGGCGCTGGTCCGGATGA